CAATTTGTAAAACTGTGGAGAGAAAATAGAGGCTAGGGCATGTAGAGGCGGTCACGTGTGGCTTTTCTGTAACTTTTCTCCATGTTTACATTATGATTATtgctttctctattttatttgcagtttaatgcttaatattttatttttttgttttatttcaattactatgagtagctaaattttcAATCAAGTTATGAaagcactcttttttttttttttttttaaaaataaataaaattatcaagcTGAAACATTCATTTTGATTATCAAAACCTAATCAAATTCCACTTTCAAAAGCAATAAAGGTCCAAaaaagctcaatgaatccatcTAAAAGCTCAAAATTCAAATGCCATGCAAGTGTTTTGAACACAAACTCAAAATCtacaaatctaaaacaaaatgaaatagcAAAACTCAACCGAATAAGAAAATTCAACCTAGACAGATCTCATATATCCATTCAATCAATAATGGCAATCAAAATGGTGCGTGAAAAAgcaatcaaaactcaaaaaacccTAACTAATCAATTCTCATcgtataaaaaaaatccaaaatttaagaaaaatggaTGAAATTGAATCAAAACAAGAAATGAGAATGGATCTAGATCTAGAAATTGAACCCAAAGAACCTAATGAATTTGTTTTCAACTTAAGATTTTAGTTAGAAAATGTGTGTAACAAACGCTACAAAAAAgggggtaaaatactatttttggtCCTTAAACTTTGCCAAAAGTTtctttttcatccctaaactttaagaagtttagttttcattcctaaactattaaaaagttcattttttatccctaaactattgtaatgttttatttatgttcttaaattttattgaaagtttttttttttttcatctttaaactattgaaagaaggaagttcttttttcatccctatttttgtttcttaactattaaaaaaattatttacaaagtttagggatgagtaaagaactttttaaaatttagggtcgaaaatttttgtttttggcgaaacttaagaaccaaaataatattttaccaaaaaaaaaaaaaaaattatgacttaCCACCGCGCACCCTTGATGCGATGGTCATTAATACTTGTGGGATGTGGGGGGCAAAGGCCGAGATTTAAGTCTCCcagagggagcttcacacacatatatacttagattagactagaatagaatatcttgtataaaaattttaaaagaaaaaaaagtcatgaCTTATAGTTACATTTTAATCTTGagaattatttgttttttcatggaaaatgtgttattatttttatcaagtcCATTTGCACTTAAAATTATGttgatatttatttgtttatttatttttgagaaaaaacatttatttgattCAGGTACatctcattgaacatagacTAATGGATGTGTATAATTTCTTGAAATCCAAGAAAATTTCCTTTATATGTCATCTTTATTTCACCAgcattaattaattactatgaTAATGCACCTGCAACCCATATGTCACGTGGCAATTCATGATAGATCAAAAGTCCAGCAGGCACATATGGGGTGAGATGAATACTTGTCACCAtccttatcatttttttttttttttttaaatgtcaccATCACAAGCACTCCAAAGATTGTAACAAGGTAGGGCAGTGATCTTATTTACTACTAATTTCATTATACTAGTTCTAGAACGTgggatgaatttttttattttttatttattttaagtttaatgtaactttttaatttgaatttatctattattaGTAAAGTTATAGAGGaatgaatttttaagaaactaaaatttaggatttgaaaatAAGCAATTTGTTGCGTTTAGTGTGtgagtttttaagaaaaaatatatcacacGTGTGTGAAATATATTCAAATAGAGAGTgctaattttaggaaaaaaaatttatatggtaattttttttaattttgttaaattacaattttaaccttatttttatttataaaaaatattgattatctaattatattaaacctatttttgacattttacaAGCCATAACTAGGTTTCACTTCTATACAAACTCATTACCTATGCAATTCTATTCTATGTATAAACCTCATACAAAACTCGACTATAGGAACATCGAGTTTTTCAATAAATCTCAACTTTGGTAttgtcgagttacaaaagatgggtattttcctaattattttgagaaagagagCAAGATGCTGAATTTTTTGAgcgaaaagggcatttgcccattttggcctaAATTCCTtcttatcacttttttttttcttgggattGTCTTACCCCCATATGGGCAAGTGTATTatcacacatatacacttagattagactaaaaTAGaatatcttgtataaaaattttaagagaaaaaaaagtcatgACTTATAGTTACATTTTAATCttgagaattattattatttcatggaaaatggttattatttttatcaagtcCATTTGCACTTAAAATTATGttgatatttatttgtttatttatttttgagaaaaaacatttatttgattCAGGTACatctcattgaacatagacTAATGGATGTGAATAATTTCTTGAAATCCAAGAAAATTTCCTCTATATGTCATCTTTATCTCATCAgcattaattaattactattataaTGCACCTGGCAACTCATATGTCACATGGCAATTAATGATAGATCAAAAGCCCAGTTGGCACATATGGGGTGAGATGAATACTTGTCACCGtccttatcaatttttttttttttaaatgtcaccATCTCAAGCACTCCAAAGATTGTAATAAGGCAGGGCAGTGTTCTTATTTACTACTAATTTCATTATACTATTTCTGCActtgtgatgaatttttttttattttttatttttattttgagtttaatgtaattttttaatttgaatttatcaattattagTGAAGTTACAGaggaatgaatttttaaaaaaataaaatttaagatttgaaaATAAGTAATCTGTTGCGTTTAGTGTGTGttagtttttaagaaaaaaaatatataacgtGTGTGTGAAATATATTCAAATAGAGAGTGCTAATTTtaagagtaatttttttttttgaattttgttaaattacaattttcatcttaattttttttttttaattttgattatcTAATTATGTTAAAcctatttttgacattttacaAGCCATAACTAAGTTTTACTTCCATACGAACTCATTACCTATGCAATTCTATTCTATGTATAAACAAAGACTAACCCCTTAAAACCTTCCACTTCCAcaccctaaaaaataaaaaggcagaGAGAGTGACACTATTCTTCATTTTCTCTATCTTCCTTAATATTAGCCCCAAAAATCTCACTGCAAATTCCCCATGTTAACACTCAAATAAAACCCCAGAAAAACTTTCCCAGCAAAACTCAAGAGCAGAGGAGCAAAAACCAGAAAATCAAGAGCAGAGGAACAAAAACCAGAAAATCCAGCCAACTCAAGGGTAAATCCAAAATTCCTCtacatttctcttttcttttttggttcctGTTTCTTAAATTACATCACAAATTACACGCTTTGGTTAAAGAATTTCGAATTTCGATAGGCATGAGGCAGCTGTTTGGCACTTTGGCTAAGTGGGTCGGATCAGTCCGACCCGTAAAAAATTTGAGCCATTACCCAATCGGCCCCCATAGTTCTTAGATCCCAACCCAATAAGGTCTTATCTTAATTCGAAATGttccttttgatttttgggCGAGTTGTGTACAACGAATAGATCATACTTTCAACTTCGTTACATAGGCGTGTGAGTTGCGTACTTTCTAGTTACCAGAAAATAATTTCTtcctaaaatattatatatatttaattttcttcctCTATTCGTCTAAAATCCTTCCATACAAGACCAAAAGTTTCTCATCTCTGTGTTTGTTGATCATTCATTTTCCTCTCTGTGTAACCCAGGAAATTAAAGGAAGAACAGCAATGTTTACAACTAACGAAGTACTGCCTGAAgacttaattatacaaattttgcTATGGTTGCCGGTGGTGTCTTTATTGCGATTCAAGTGTGTCTGTAAATCATGGTGTGCTCTCATTAATGGCCAAAACTTCATCAATAAGCACCTTCTCCACAACCAGACCACCTCTAACAAGAACAGGAACGCAGGTTTCCTCCTTATCCAACGCCAAAAATCTTCCAATGATCATGTTTTCTCCAAGCTTCAATATGAATCTCTTGAAATATTGTCAACACAAGCTGTTCCTTCACCGTATTTTGGTATTCCTAAGCATATACAAATTAACATAGTGAGCTCAATTAATGGTCTCGTTTGTCTGAATCTTAACGCTGGAAACACAGATATTGTTCTATGGAATCCAGcaacaaatgaaacaaaagtTCTTCCCAAGTCCGGTATATCCTACCCCCAAGGTAGAACCTTAACTAGAGATGTTGGGTTTGGTTTCGACTTCAAAACTAATGACTACAAGGTGGTCAAACTGTTAGAAATCTTTGACCCAGATTCTGAATATTGCATCaatgatataaattatttttatgcagCTGAGGTATATTGCTTAAGTACTGGTTCATGGAGAACAGTTAGTACTTCTGCGCCCGGTTATTTTATGGACTCTGGTTGTTATAGGACATACACGAAAGGGATGTTTTCTTGGAGTGCAAGTATTCGTGATgatcttgatttctttcctGGCATTTTGTCATTTGATATGAGCAATGAGGTATTCCTAACAACAACATTACCAGATGGCGATTTGGAGGATCCCAATGGTACttggagaattttttttgtgcttaaGGAATTGGTTTCTCTAGTTACTTTTGGTAAAGATAGAGAACGATTGGagaattgtttttatatttggtcACTGCTTGAATATGGTGTTAAGGAGTCTTGGATTAAGCTATTCACTATTGGACCTCTTATGGGAATTGAAAAGCCACTAGGATTTTGGAAGAATGAAAGcttgtttttgagaaataatGAGGGGCAATTGCTCTTGTATGATCCCTCGGCCCAAAAAATTACTAATCTTCAAGTTGATGGACGACCGATGCAGATGATTACTTATGTTGAGAGCCTAATTTCTCTCAAAAGAGGAAATGATCTTGAGGAACAAGGCAATTCATAAAAATGATTCAATACTCATCTATATCTCATCAGCAATAAGTGTTTGCAAGCAACGTGCATGATTGTTTAccatatttttctaataaagtGTTAATGTTTCCAAGTgatatctttcttttcttttctttttttttttgggaagtaaGTGATGTTTTTTTCGATTGATATTTTATatccttatttttattgaaataacCAACAACCATAAGCAAGGGggaaataatttaatgattaaGAAAGCATTCATGAAAATAGATGATTCTTGACAgaattttttctaaaacaatACTTTTCCAATTTACACTGCCTCATCTCTCCCAAAAAACAATGTAATTATTCTACCTCATTACACAAATCATGTTCCAGCCACCAAATCAAGGTATTTCTTTTATACCTCCTATCCTTGTATGTCTCAAGTATTTTATAGTTtatcaaaaatcaagaaatatttagcatcaaaatcattttaaaaagaggggaaaaaaagaaagaaaaggaatttGCACTTGAATCATTAATAagtctatgaaaaaaaaatcaaataggcAGTGAGCAAAACCACCAAAATGCACGTGTTCAAAACACCTAAACACACCCTTCGAAAGCAAAACAACCAAGAACAAATgggaaataaagaaataaaagaggaaaatgtgAATGGTTTTAAGGAAGATGTTTGtagcaaattaaaaaaaaaaaaattagaaagctACACCATTTGCCAAGAGTTGAATATGAAGAATATGTGTGCTTAATTTAAGCTACATTCTTCTCATATGCTTGTTCTTTTCATAAGATATCATactattatttgtaatttattcaTAATATAAATAGTTCCTATTGTAGAAAAGTTATATgtaaatttcaacaataaaagattagtgaatctaatttttataaacttataaaagaAATCATTTTATCTAAGTAgtacaaataatataatttccactatgatttatttataattattaaaatagattTGTAAAGTTACAAACAATTTAGTCATAGACTCTTAgtatttattatatgaaaaagaataagttaattgATTAACTCGTGAAAAAATTTAAGCATGCTCAACTATAAAATAAGTCAAGCTTAAATACACGATCTACTTTGTTGATGAGCTTAATCTCATCTAAACTTGTGTTTGAAATAAGATAAAATGAATAATCCTAAATTTATAATACTTGGCAGGTTAACAACCTAACAGATTTTGATTGATGGAATATAGACTTGTTATCtatcatatttttattcattaatcaCAACTATAGGGACGCGATtttcagcccaagcccaaaatgtatgggataCTGGCCCAGtgaacccagtacaataaataTGTAGAGTGTgagtagaagaactaggttttAGTGAATGAAATAACAGTTATAATGAGTTTCCaagacaatcaaacaaaaaagaaccaaGTTTGTACAAGAGAGTTTGTCCTTAGCACAATCCGAGGAGCTCTGTTCCAATATATATTGGATGATAATGGTTACAGGAGTTGTTGAGATTGCTACAGtactttctcttctccctttctCCTCGATCTTTGGGGTCTCTACCCTTATTTATACTACATATCTTCCTTCATctctaacctacacgtggatAGTTGATGGTTtatgttgatacttgtcccatcagccccttcTAGAAGTCTTCTGGGGTGGTTGTAAGGCTGCAATAATACTGTGCAaaggtcacttcctcatcaatgtGGCCAGGGAGTTAGGTGgggtgcattcaatgcggtaATAGCAGcttttcccaagatattttgggattCTTCTCTGTCTTTTGTTCTTGCAATACTTATCCATATTTCCAGAACTTCATGAATCGCACCTCTAGATGGCAGGCATCCTTTACGGACCTCGGCCTTGGCTAGCCGAGGACAAATTCATCCTCGGCACAAACTCCTAGGCCATCATGTTTAATATTGTCTTCCTTATCCACTAGCATGGGTTTCCTTGGCTATACTTACCCATCCTTGGACGGCCCCTTATCCTCGGCTTGGCCTtaagcccaaaacccaattgtATGATCTGGGCCCATGACCtcataatagcccctcaaaactccgggtTTTTCCTCTTATCCGAGGAAAAAGGTGGGGTTTTGAATTCTTAAGAGTTAATTCTACTTTGATCCTTTGATTTACACCCGGGGGAGTGCCGTTTCACACGCCTCATATTTGTACTATAAATTGCTCCTTTTAGAGCTACCAATCTGAGGATTTGGTTATAATTTTAGGTCTGTCTTGACACTTATAGAAAGATGTCATgtgtgttaattttcccaaagcatgtggttcgAGGACTCATGCATGGCTAAGGTTCTACTTAACACTTAGCAGGAGATCCGAGGGGATCCGACATAGCTATGGTTCTTCTTAGCAAGAGGTCTGAGGGACTCGACATAGCTAAGACTTTGTATAACGCTTAGCAGGAGATCTGAGGGGAttcgacatagctaaggttcttctTAGCAGAAGGTCTAAGGGACCCGACGTAGCTAAGGCTCTTCTTAGCAAGAGGTCTGagggacccgacatagctaaggctcTGTATAACGCCTAGCAGGAGATCCAAGGGGatccgacatagctaaggttcttctTAGCAGGAGGTCTGAGGGACCCGACGTAGCTAAGGCTCTTCTTAGCAGGAGGTCTGAGGGACCCGACATAGTTAAGGTTCTGTATAACGCTTAGCAGGAGATTCGAGGGGatccgacatagctaaggttcttctTAGCAGAAGGTTTGagggacccgacatagctaaggctcTGTATAACGCTTAGCAGGAGATTTGAGGGGatccgacatagctaaggttctttTTAGCAGGAGGTCTGAAGAACCCGACTTAGCTAAGGCTCTGTATAACGCTTAGCAGGAGATCTGAGGGGATCCGACATAGCTAAGGGTCTTCTTAGCAAGAGGTCTGAGgaacccgacatagctaaggctcTTCT
This genomic stretch from Quercus lobata isolate SW786 chromosome 3, ValleyOak3.0 Primary Assembly, whole genome shotgun sequence harbors:
- the LOC115979320 gene encoding F-box protein CPR1-like isoform X1, which encodes MFTTNEVLPEDLIIQILLWLPVVSLLRFKCVCKSWCALINGQNFINKHLLHNQTTSNKNRNAGFLLIQRQKSSNDRVFSKLQYESLEILSTQAVPSPYFGIPKHIRINIVSSINGLVCLNLNTANPDIVLWNPATNETKDIVLWNPATNETKVLPKSGISYPQGRTLTRDVGFGFDFKTNDYKVVKLLEIFDPDSEYCINDINYFYAAEVYCLSTGSWRTVSTSAPGYFMDSGCYRTYTKGMFSWSASIRDDLDFFPGILSFDMSNEVFLTTTLPDGDLEDPNGTWRIFFVLKELVSLVTFGKDRERLENCFYIWSLLEYGVKESWIKLFTIGPLMGIEKPLGFWKNESLFLRNNEGQLLLYDPSAQKITNLQVDGRPMQMITYVESLISLKRGNDLEEQGNS
- the LOC115979320 gene encoding F-box protein At3g07870-like isoform X3, which translates into the protein MFTTNEVLPEDLIIQILLWLPVVSLLRFKCVCKSWCALINGQNFINKHLLHNQTTSNKNRNAGFLLIQRQKSSNDRVFSKLQYESLEILSTQAVPSPYFGIPKHIRINIVSSINGLVCLNLNTANPDIVLWNPATNETKDIVLWNPATNETKVLPKSGISYPQAEVYCLSTGSWRTVSTSAPGYFMDSGCYRTYTKGMFSWSASIRDDLDFFPGILSFDMSNEVFLTTTLPDGDLEDPNGTWRIFFVLKELVSLVTFGKDRERLENCFYIWSLLEYGVKESWIKLFTIGPLMGIEKPLGFWKNESLFLRNNEGQLLLYDPSAQKITNLQVDGRPMQMITYVESLISLKRGNDLEEQGNS
- the LOC115979320 gene encoding F-box/kelch-repeat protein At3g06240-like isoform X2, whose translation is MFTTNEVLPEDLIIQILLWLPVVSLLRFKCVCKSWCALINGQNFINKHLLHNQTTSNKNRNAGFLLIQRQKSSNDHVFSKLQYESLEILSTQAVPSPYFGIPKHIQINIVSSINGLVCLNLNAGNTDIVLWNPATNETKVLPKSGISYPQGRTLTRDVGFGFDFKTNDYKVVKLLEIFDPDSEYCINDINYFYAAEVYCLSTGSWRTVSTSAPGYFMDSGCYRTYTKGMFSWSASIRDDLDFFPGILSFDMSNEVFLTTTLPDGDLEDPNGTWRIFFVLKELVSLVTFGKDRERLENCFYIWSLLEYGVKESWIKLFTIGPLMGIEKPLGFWKNESLFLRNNEGQLLLYDPSAQKITNLQVDGRPMQMITYVESLISLKRGNDLEEQGNS